The Pan troglodytes isolate AG18354 chromosome 1, NHGRI_mPanTro3-v2.0_pri, whole genome shotgun sequence genome includes a region encoding these proteins:
- the LOC100613015 gene encoding LOW QUALITY PROTEIN: olfactory receptor 2T3 (The sequence of the model RefSeq protein was modified relative to this genomic sequence to represent the inferred CDS: inserted 1 base in 1 codon), translating to MCSGNQTSQNQTASTDFTLTGLFAESKHAALLYTVTFLLFLMALTGNALLILLILLILSEPRLHTPMYFFISQLALMDLMYICVTVPKMLVGQVTGDYTISPSGCGIQMFFYLTLAGAEVFLLAAMAYDRYAAVCRLLHYPLLMNQRVCQLLVSACWVLGMVDGLLLXPITMSFPFCQSRKILSFFCETPALLKLSCSDVSLYKTLMYLCCILMLLAPIMVISSSYTLILHLIHRMNSAAGRRKALATCSSHMIIVLLFFGASFYTYMLPSSYHTAEQDMMVSAFYTIFTPVLNPLIYSLRNKDVTRALRSMMQSRMNQEK from the exons ATGTGCTCAGGGAATCAAACTTCTCAGAATCAAACAGCAAGCACCGATTTCACCCTCACGGGACTCTTTGCTGAGAGCAAGCATGCTGCCCTCCTCTACACCGtgaccttccttcttttcttgatGGCCCTCACTGGGAatgccctcctcatcctcctcatcctcctcatcCTCTCAGAGCCCCGcctccacacccccatgtacttcttcATCAGCCAGCTCGCACTTATGGATCTCATGTACATATGCGTGACTGTGCCCAAGATGCTTGTGGGCCAGGTCACTGGAGATTATACCATTTCCCCATCAGGCTGTGGGATCCAGATGTTCTTCTACCTGACCCTGGCTGGAGCTGAGGTTTTCCTCCTGGCTGCCATGGCCTATGACCGATATGCTGCTGTTTGCAGACTTCTCCATTACCCACTGCTGATGAACCAGAGGGTGTGCCAGCTCCTGGTGTCAGCCTGCTGGGTTTTGGGAATGGTTGATGGTTTGTTGC CCCCCATTACCATGAGCTTCCCCTTTTGCCAGTCTAGGAAAATCCTGAGTTTTTTCTGTGAGACTCCTGCCCTGCTGAAGCTCTCCTGCTCTGACGTCTCCCTCTATAAGACGCTCATGTACCTGTGCTGCATCCTCATGCTTCTCGCCCCCATCATGGTCATCTCCAGCTCATACACCCTCATCCTGCACCTCATCCACAGGATGAATTCCGCCGCCGGCCGCAGGAAGGCCTTGGCCACCTGCTCCTCCCACATGATCATAGTGCTGCTCTTCTTCGGTGCTTCCTTCTACACCTACATGCTCCCGAGTTCCTACCACACAGCTGAGCAGGACATGATGGTGTCTGCCTTTTACACCATCTTCACTCCTGTGCTGAACCCCCTCATTTACAGTCTCCGCAACAAAGATGTCACCAGGGCTCTGAGGAGCATGATGCAGTCAAGAATGAACCAAGAAAAGTAG
- the LOC469774 gene encoding olfactory receptor 2T2, with product MGMEGLLQNSTNFVLTGLITHPAFPGLLFAIVFSIFVVAITANVVMILLIHMDSRLHTPMYFLLSQLSIMDTIYICITVPKMLQDLLSKDKTISFLGCAVQIFLYLTLIGGEFFLLGLMAYDRYVAVCNPLRYPLLMNRRVCLFMVVGSWVGGSLDGFMLTPVTMSFPFCRSREINHFFCEIPAVLKLSCTDTSLYETLMYACCVLMLLIPLSVISVSYTHILLTVHRMNSVEGRRKAFATCSSHIMVVSVFYGAAFYTNVLPHSYHTPEKDKVVSAFYTILTPMLNPLIYSLRNKDVAAALRKVLGRCGSSQSIRVVTDQEGLAGTPRVSAW from the coding sequence ATGGGCATGGAGGGTCTTCTCCAGAACTCCACTAACTTCGTCCTCACAGGCCTCATCACCCATCCTGCCTTCCCCGGGCTTCTCTTTGCAATAGTCTTCTCCATCTTTGTGGTGGCTATAACAGCCAACGTGGTCATGATTCTGCTCATCCACATGGACTCCCGCCTCCACACACCCATGTACTTCTTGCTCAGCCAGCTCTCCATCATGGATACCATCTACATCTGTATCACTGTCCCCAAGATGCTCCAGGACCTCCTGTCCAAGGACAAGACCATTTCCTTCCTGGGCTGTGCAGTTCAAATCTTCCTCTACCTGACCCTGATTGGAGGGGAATTCTTCCTGCTGGGTCTCATGGCCTATGACCGCTATGTGGCTGTGTGCAACCCTCTACGGTACCCTCTCCTCATGAACCGCAGGGTTTGCTTATTCATGGTGGTCGGCTCCTGGGTTGGTGGTTCCTTGGATGGGTTCATGCTGACTCCTGTCACTATGAGTTTCCCCTTCTGTAGATCCCGAGAGATCAATCACTTTTTCTGTGAGATCCCAGCCGTGCTGAAGTTGTCTTGCACAGACACGTCACTCTATGAGACCCTGATGTATGCCTGCTGTGTGCTGATGCTGCTTATCCCTCTATCTGTCATCTCTGTGTCCTACACGCACATCCTCCTGACTGTCCACAGGATGAACTCTGTTGAGGGCCGGCGCAAAGCCTTTGCTACGTGTTCCTCCCACATTATGGTGGTGAGCGTTTTCTACGGGGCAGCCTTCTACACCAACGTGCTGCCCCACTCCTACCACACTCCAGAGAAAGATAAAGTGGTGTCTGCCTTCTACACCATCCTCACACCCATGCTCAACCCACTCATCTACAGCTTGAGGAATAAAGATGTGGCTGCAGCTCTGAGGAAAGTACTAGGGAGATGTGGCTCCTCCCAGAGCATCAGGGTGGTGACTGATCAGGAAGGACTAGCAGGGACTCCCAGAGTATCAGCGTGGTGA
- the LOC469773 gene encoding olfactory receptor 2T27 isoform X1, whose translation MLNNRMYYLSSVRFFSKSSDHRVWGKYCVRAMEQSNYSVYADFILLGLFSNVRFPWVLFALILLVFVTSVASNMVMIILIHIDSRLHTPMYFLLSQLSLMDILYISTIVPKMLVDQVMSQRAISFAGCTAQHFLYLTLAGAEFFLLGLMSYDRYVAICNPLHYPVLMSRKICWLIVVAAWLGGSIDGFLLTPVTMQFPFCASREINHFFCEVPALLKLSCTDTSAYETAMYVCCIMMLLIPFSVISGSYTRILITVYRMSEAEGRRKAVATCSSHMVVVSLFYGAAMYTYVLPHSYHTPEQDKAVSAFYTILTPMLNPLIYSLRNKDVTGALQKVVGRCVSSGKVTTF comes from the exons ATGCTGAACAATCGCATGTACTACCTTAGTTCTGTAAGGTTTTTCTCTAAATCTTCAGATCATCGTGTTTGGGGAAAATACTGTGTAAG AGCTATGGAGCAGAGCAATTATTCCGTGTATGCCGACTTTATCCTTCTGGGTTTGTTCAGCAATGTCCGTTTCCCCTGGGTTCTCTTTGCCCTCATTCTCCTGGTCTTTGTGACCTCCGTAGCCAGCAACATGGTCATGATCATTCTCATCCACATAGACTCCCGcctccacacccccatgtacttccTGCTCAGCCAGCTCTCCCTCATGGACATCCTGTATATTTCCACCATTGTGCCCAAAATGCTGGTCGACCAGGTGATGAGCCAGAGAGCCATTTCCTTTGCAGGATGCACTGCCCAACACTTCCTCTACTTGACCTTAGCAGGGGCTGAGTTCTTCCTCCTAGGACTCATGTCCTATGATCGCTACGTAGCCATCTGCAACCCTCTGCACTATCCTGTCCTCATGAGCCGCAAGATCTGCTGGTTGATTGtggtggcagcctggctgggaggGTCTATCGATGGTTTCTTGCTCACCCCTGTCACCATGCAGTTCCCCTTCTGTGCCTCTCGGGAGATCAACCACTTCTTCTGCGAGGTGCCTGCCCTTCTGAAGCTCTCCTGCACGGACACATCAGCCTACGAGACAGCCATGTATGTCTGCTGTATTATGATGCTCCTCATCCCTTTCTCTGTCATCTCGGGCTCTTACACAAGAATTCTCATTACTGTTTATAGGATGAGCGAGGCAGAGGGGAGGCGAAAGGCTGTGGCCACCTGCTCCTCACACATGGTGGTTGTCAGCCTCTTCTATGGGGCTGCCATGTACACATACGTGCTGCCTCACTCTTACCACACCCCTGAGCAGGACAAAGCTGTATCTGCCTTCTACACCATCCTCACTCCCATGCTCAATCCACTCATTTACAGCCTTAGGAACAAGGATGTCACGGGGGCCCTACAGAAGGTTGTGGGGAGGTGTGTGTCCTCAGGAAAGGTAACCACTTTCTGA
- the LOC469773 gene encoding olfactory receptor 2T27 isoform X2, with product MEQSNYSVYADFILLGLFSNVRFPWVLFALILLVFVTSVASNMVMIILIHIDSRLHTPMYFLLSQLSLMDILYISTIVPKMLVDQVMSQRAISFAGCTAQHFLYLTLAGAEFFLLGLMSYDRYVAICNPLHYPVLMSRKICWLIVVAAWLGGSIDGFLLTPVTMQFPFCASREINHFFCEVPALLKLSCTDTSAYETAMYVCCIMMLLIPFSVISGSYTRILITVYRMSEAEGRRKAVATCSSHMVVVSLFYGAAMYTYVLPHSYHTPEQDKAVSAFYTILTPMLNPLIYSLRNKDVTGALQKVVGRCVSSGKVTTF from the coding sequence ATGGAGCAGAGCAATTATTCCGTGTATGCCGACTTTATCCTTCTGGGTTTGTTCAGCAATGTCCGTTTCCCCTGGGTTCTCTTTGCCCTCATTCTCCTGGTCTTTGTGACCTCCGTAGCCAGCAACATGGTCATGATCATTCTCATCCACATAGACTCCCGcctccacacccccatgtacttccTGCTCAGCCAGCTCTCCCTCATGGACATCCTGTATATTTCCACCATTGTGCCCAAAATGCTGGTCGACCAGGTGATGAGCCAGAGAGCCATTTCCTTTGCAGGATGCACTGCCCAACACTTCCTCTACTTGACCTTAGCAGGGGCTGAGTTCTTCCTCCTAGGACTCATGTCCTATGATCGCTACGTAGCCATCTGCAACCCTCTGCACTATCCTGTCCTCATGAGCCGCAAGATCTGCTGGTTGATTGtggtggcagcctggctgggaggGTCTATCGATGGTTTCTTGCTCACCCCTGTCACCATGCAGTTCCCCTTCTGTGCCTCTCGGGAGATCAACCACTTCTTCTGCGAGGTGCCTGCCCTTCTGAAGCTCTCCTGCACGGACACATCAGCCTACGAGACAGCCATGTATGTCTGCTGTATTATGATGCTCCTCATCCCTTTCTCTGTCATCTCGGGCTCTTACACAAGAATTCTCATTACTGTTTATAGGATGAGCGAGGCAGAGGGGAGGCGAAAGGCTGTGGCCACCTGCTCCTCACACATGGTGGTTGTCAGCCTCTTCTATGGGGCTGCCATGTACACATACGTGCTGCCTCACTCTTACCACACCCCTGAGCAGGACAAAGCTGTATCTGCCTTCTACACCATCCTCACTCCCATGCTCAATCCACTCATTTACAGCCTTAGGAACAAGGATGTCACGGGGGCCCTACAGAAGGTTGTGGGGAGGTGTGTGTCCTCAGGAAAGGTAACCACTTTCTGA